Proteins encoded by one window of Tunturibacter psychrotolerans:
- a CDS encoding glycoside hydrolase family 130 protein — protein sequence MKIDRVLIMVVPLLAASVLPAQSAATWEIGPFTRPANGDPVITPSPQSIFTDPILNASIHWEILHTFNPAAIVRNGKVFVLYRAEDNSGTMQIGEHTSRLGLAESNDGIHFTRRAEPVFYPSKDTQQFREWPGGVEDPRIVETSDGAYVLTYTQWNRSTYSVGIATSSDLIHWTKHGPAFASASNGKYAQLKYKSAGIVTHLQNGRLVAAKINGEFWMYWGEGAIHLATSSDLIHWNPLESAQGDPIEVLRPRPQHFDSTFPETGPPPVLTTAGIVVLYNGKNAVTGGDPDLGPNAYAAGEALFDIRDPTHLIEQTEHPVLKPIMPYEKTGQYAAGTTFAEGLVYFHSQWFLYYGCADSLVAVATAPHK from the coding sequence ATGAAAATAGACCGCGTGCTGATCATGGTAGTGCCCTTGCTTGCCGCCAGCGTCCTTCCTGCACAAAGTGCGGCCACATGGGAGATCGGCCCTTTCACCCGCCCTGCAAACGGCGATCCCGTCATAACTCCTAGTCCGCAGTCGATCTTCACCGATCCTATTCTCAACGCTTCTATTCACTGGGAGATTCTTCACACTTTCAATCCTGCAGCGATCGTTCGCAACGGTAAAGTCTTCGTGCTCTACCGGGCGGAAGATAACTCCGGAACCATGCAGATTGGCGAGCACACCTCACGCCTCGGTTTAGCCGAGAGTAACGACGGTATCCACTTCACACGACGTGCCGAACCGGTCTTCTATCCGTCGAAAGACACCCAACAGTTCCGGGAATGGCCAGGCGGCGTGGAAGACCCGCGCATCGTCGAAACCAGCGACGGCGCCTACGTCCTCACGTACACACAGTGGAACCGCAGTACTTACTCTGTAGGAATCGCGACCTCATCCGATCTAATACATTGGACCAAGCACGGTCCTGCATTTGCAAGCGCATCGAACGGCAAGTACGCCCAACTCAAATACAAGTCGGCCGGGATCGTGACGCATCTTCAAAACGGGCGCCTCGTAGCCGCTAAAATCAACGGAGAATTCTGGATGTACTGGGGTGAGGGCGCCATCCATCTGGCCACCTCGAGCGATCTGATCCACTGGAATCCGTTGGAGAGCGCACAGGGCGATCCCATCGAAGTGCTTCGCCCACGTCCTCAACACTTTGACAGCACGTTTCCCGAGACCGGCCCTCCACCAGTCCTGACGACCGCCGGGATCGTCGTCCTCTACAACGGAAAAAATGCAGTGACAGGCGGAGATCCGGATCTGGGTCCTAACGCATATGCAGCTGGCGAGGCCCTCTTCGACATTAGGGATCCGACCCACCTCATCGAACAGACCGAGCATCCCGTACTGAAACCGATCATGCCTTATGAGAAGACCGGCCAATACGCCGCAGGTACCACCTTCGCCGAAGGTCTCGTCTACTTTCACAGCCAGTGGTTTCTTTATTACGGATGCGCTGACTCTCTCGTAGCCGTCGCCACAGCACCACATAAATAG
- a CDS encoding sensor histidine kinase, with protein sequence MEANPSIMLAHTSNLRMNLLSRLHLALSSSLLWTLCGVASLSLPAQSQDPNSFGHQSWSTENGLPQNSVHQVFQSTDGYIWIATEGGIARFNGVDFKIYNPESTPEITSDDICCFTQSDTGPLWIASSDGLLQYSAGTFRRYSIADGLPPNRITNLATADNGSLLLLTTEGLVSFSGSRFSSISLPSFSIPSAITKAHDGSIWITSNSGIFQYLHGRILPLPLSSTSTPKDIQSIGFLPDHSLWLRTGTSLTLLQNGHSRTLTTGHDLPVSRIQSVLAGSQGVLWIGTDRGLFALDKIGNHPQSVSALGSDSILSLTQDKEGNLWVGTETSGLQILRPKNFRTIPGLSDHLITAITQASDGAMWVGTDGDGLDRLQSGNIQRLSTHSGLLSETILALAPGADGSMWIGTPDGLNHIESAKIRTYTSADGLPDDLIRSLLSDEDGSLWIGTRHGLAHLQNDRFVTLTHSDGLGSDLVGALLKSHTSNSHDLWIGTLDGLARLRDGHITTFTKKDGLSGDTITALAEDPHGTLWIGTKGASLSALTTTGFISLHRNDLPKNIDSILQDDRGNLWLGSSRGIIRVSAAALIKCGLLSTCDPHPVSYGRVDGMPTEEAVGEGHPAAWRTTAGLLWFATRKGVAVTDPTHLAENLVPPPVVIERFTVDGVDMPLTSTEQRIAPGHTSFAFEYAGLSYVAPAKVRYRYLLEGLDQRWTDAGSRPIAYYTNLPPRHYRFRVQAANNDGIWNETGAQIVFNVRPPFYRRLWFLPLVLGLGAVVALVLYRLRVRRLQSQFQAVLAERNRVAREIHDTLAQSFVGVSVQLELTSQLLAHSQTDAARKQIDQTRTYVREGLAEARRSIWNLRAITAQNSLPTRLTRLADQWSQKKLGTHLNISGTYRPLAQPFEDEVFRIAQESLANAARHASATQVSVELRYDATRLLLWISDNGSGFQVTDGHLSANGHFGIQGMRERAAQIHAQLTIESSPGKGTTVTLEAPITEGKEAAVNA encoded by the coding sequence ATGGAAGCGAATCCGAGCATCATGCTTGCGCACACATCGAACCTCCGCATGAATTTGCTTTCGCGTCTCCATCTCGCCCTGAGCTCCTCACTCCTCTGGACGCTGTGCGGAGTCGCGTCGCTCTCTCTCCCTGCTCAGTCACAAGACCCAAATAGCTTTGGCCATCAGTCTTGGTCCACAGAGAATGGCCTCCCCCAAAACAGCGTTCATCAGGTCTTCCAGTCCACCGACGGTTACATTTGGATTGCAACCGAAGGTGGCATAGCTCGCTTCAATGGCGTCGACTTCAAAATCTATAATCCCGAATCCACTCCCGAAATCACCAGCGATGACATCTGTTGTTTCACCCAAAGTGACACCGGGCCACTCTGGATCGCGTCATCCGACGGCCTCCTCCAGTACTCGGCAGGAACATTTCGCCGCTATTCTATCGCCGACGGCTTACCCCCCAACCGCATCACCAATCTCGCTACGGCAGACAACGGTTCACTTTTGCTCCTCACCACCGAGGGCCTCGTTAGCTTTAGCGGAAGCCGCTTCTCAAGCATCTCCCTTCCCTCCTTCTCTATACCGTCTGCAATAACCAAAGCACATGACGGCAGCATTTGGATCACATCCAACTCCGGAATCTTTCAATATCTCCATGGCCGGATTCTCCCTTTACCACTCAGCTCCACATCTACGCCGAAGGACATTCAGAGCATCGGGTTTCTCCCCGATCACAGTCTCTGGTTGCGCACGGGTACCAGTCTCACGCTGCTACAAAACGGACATAGCCGAACTCTAACAACAGGCCACGACCTCCCAGTCTCGCGCATCCAGTCTGTTCTTGCCGGCTCGCAAGGAGTACTTTGGATAGGCACCGATAGAGGACTATTCGCGCTCGACAAAATCGGGAACCACCCACAATCCGTTTCAGCCCTTGGCTCCGACAGCATCCTCTCTCTCACGCAAGACAAGGAGGGAAATCTCTGGGTTGGCACAGAAACCAGCGGCCTCCAAATCCTGAGACCCAAAAACTTTCGCACCATTCCCGGCCTCTCCGACCACCTGATCACTGCCATCACACAGGCATCCGACGGCGCTATGTGGGTCGGCACCGACGGCGACGGACTCGACCGGTTGCAATCAGGAAATATTCAGCGTCTCTCCACTCACTCAGGCCTTCTCAGCGAAACCATTCTCGCTTTGGCCCCAGGGGCAGACGGCAGTATGTGGATCGGCACGCCAGATGGTCTCAACCATATCGAAAGCGCGAAGATCCGAACTTACACCTCCGCCGACGGCCTACCCGATGATCTGATTCGCTCTCTCCTCAGTGATGAAGATGGCTCACTCTGGATCGGCACTCGCCACGGCCTCGCACATTTGCAGAACGATCGTTTCGTCACACTGACGCACTCCGACGGCCTCGGGAGTGACCTCGTCGGTGCTCTTCTTAAGTCTCATACCTCCAACTCTCACGACCTGTGGATCGGTACGCTCGACGGGCTCGCACGTCTCCGCGACGGCCACATAACAACCTTCACAAAAAAAGACGGCCTCTCCGGCGACACCATCACCGCTCTCGCCGAAGACCCACATGGCACACTATGGATCGGAACAAAGGGAGCCAGTCTCAGCGCCCTTACGACCACAGGCTTCATCTCCCTTCACCGAAATGACCTGCCTAAGAACATCGACTCCATCCTCCAGGATGATCGCGGCAATCTCTGGCTGGGCTCCAGTCGAGGCATCATCCGCGTCTCCGCTGCAGCGCTTATCAAGTGCGGGTTGCTTTCAACGTGCGATCCTCACCCAGTCTCATACGGTCGCGTCGACGGAATGCCAACCGAAGAAGCTGTCGGCGAAGGTCATCCCGCTGCCTGGAGAACCACTGCAGGACTGCTCTGGTTCGCCACACGAAAAGGCGTCGCCGTCACCGATCCCACGCATCTTGCGGAAAACCTGGTCCCGCCCCCGGTCGTCATCGAACGCTTCACGGTGGATGGAGTCGACATGCCCCTAACGTCCACCGAACAACGTATCGCGCCGGGTCACACCAGCTTTGCATTCGAATACGCTGGCCTCAGTTACGTAGCGCCCGCCAAAGTCCGCTATCGTTATCTCCTCGAAGGCTTGGACCAACGATGGACCGACGCCGGTTCACGCCCCATCGCTTACTACACCAATCTCCCTCCCCGCCACTATCGCTTTCGCGTGCAGGCAGCGAACAACGACGGCATATGGAACGAAACCGGAGCGCAAATTGTCTTCAACGTGCGGCCTCCTTTCTATCGCAGACTCTGGTTTCTCCCGCTGGTCCTCGGTCTCGGTGCCGTTGTTGCGCTCGTTCTCTATCGTCTTCGCGTTCGCCGCCTTCAATCACAGTTCCAGGCAGTTCTTGCCGAGCGAAACCGAGTCGCCCGCGAAATTCACGACACTCTCGCTCAAAGTTTCGTCGGCGTCTCAGTACAGCTCGAACTCACCTCCCAACTTCTCGCCCACTCTCAAACTGACGCAGCGAGAAAACAGATCGACCAAACCCGCACATACGTCCGCGAAGGACTCGCCGAAGCTCGCCGAAGCATCTGGAATCTACGCGCCATTACCGCGCAGAACAGCTTGCCAACACGCCTCACACGCCTGGCTGACCAATGGAGTCAAAAGAAACTCGGCACTCACCTCAACATCAGCGGTACCTACCGCCCTCTTGCCCAACCCTTTGAAGACGAAGTCTTCCGCATCGCCCAGGAGTCTTTGGCAAACGCCGCCCGTCATGCCAGCGCGACCCAGGTATCCGTCGAGCTTCGCTACGATGCAACTCGATTGCTTTTATGGATCTCAGACAATGGCAGCGGGTTCCAGGTGACCGATGGACATCTTTCCGCGAACGGGCACTTTGGTATTCAAGGTATGCGCGAACGCGCAGCTCAAATTCATGCTCAACTAACGATTGAAAGCTCTCCGGGAAAAGGCACCACCGTCACGCTGGAAGCACCCATCACTGAAGGAAAAGAGGCAGCAGTCAATGCCTGA
- a CDS encoding CRTAC1 family protein, with the protein MKLRALFRMAVVAKVAMTAFGQQSYPPTTDHPPPAWFVDVALKAGITIRDVNGSVDSKRYIIEATGSGVAILDYDRDGWPDIFLVNGTHMPGTTLAPNQAKPTNHLFHNNHDGTFTDVTVKAGLVSTGWGQGACVGDYDNDGFDDIYVTGYGKNRLFHNQGNGTFKEVAEQAGVAGTGKEWGTGCAFVDYDRDGKLDLAVANYVHFDLAHTPTPGQTSGCIWKGVPVMCGPRGLESAPNILYHNLGGGKFEDVSKPSGFEHTNGHYCFSVTTLDYDDDGWPDLYVACDSTPAILYRNNHDGTFKDTAADAGVAFNEDGREQAGMGSTAADYDGDGKLDLFKTNFSDDTSTLYRNNGDGTYTDMTFAAGLGINADALGWGAMFADVDNDGWPDLLVVNGHVYPEVDSAKLGSSYRESRFLYSNLGNGKFRDISKTSGPGLADPRSSRGLAITDLFNDGRLEAVINNLSDRPMLLVNFAKNQNHWLGLHLIGTSSNRDAIGARATLKSANRLWVDEVRSGSSYNSSSDLRLHFGLGLETQLTSIQIRWPNGRTELFDPPASIDRIIELTEGKGRPLPASN; encoded by the coding sequence ATGAAGCTTCGAGCACTCTTTCGAATGGCCGTCGTCGCTAAGGTTGCGATGACGGCCTTCGGCCAGCAGTCCTACCCACCAACCACCGATCACCCTCCCCCCGCTTGGTTTGTCGATGTAGCACTAAAAGCCGGGATCACCATTCGCGACGTAAACGGTAGCGTCGACTCCAAGCGTTACATCATCGAAGCGACTGGTTCGGGCGTCGCCATTCTCGACTACGACCGCGACGGCTGGCCCGACATCTTCCTCGTCAACGGCACGCACATGCCTGGCACAACTCTTGCACCCAACCAGGCCAAACCCACCAATCATCTCTTCCACAACAATCACGACGGCACCTTCACAGATGTCACCGTGAAGGCAGGCCTCGTCTCAACCGGGTGGGGTCAAGGCGCCTGTGTCGGAGACTATGACAACGATGGGTTCGACGACATATACGTTACCGGCTATGGCAAAAATCGCCTCTTCCACAACCAGGGCAACGGAACCTTCAAAGAGGTAGCGGAGCAGGCAGGCGTTGCCGGTACCGGCAAAGAGTGGGGAACGGGCTGCGCCTTCGTCGACTATGATCGCGACGGCAAACTCGATCTCGCCGTTGCCAACTATGTACACTTCGACCTCGCCCACACGCCCACCCCAGGCCAGACATCAGGCTGCATCTGGAAAGGTGTTCCCGTCATGTGTGGTCCTCGTGGCCTCGAGAGCGCACCAAACATCCTTTATCACAACCTCGGCGGAGGAAAGTTCGAAGACGTCAGCAAGCCTAGTGGCTTCGAACACACCAACGGACACTACTGTTTCTCAGTCACTACTCTCGACTACGACGACGATGGTTGGCCCGATCTTTATGTCGCCTGCGACTCCACCCCTGCCATCCTCTATCGCAACAACCACGACGGAACCTTCAAAGACACTGCCGCAGACGCTGGCGTAGCCTTCAACGAAGACGGCCGTGAACAGGCGGGCATGGGCTCCACCGCAGCCGACTACGACGGCGACGGTAAACTCGACCTCTTCAAAACAAACTTCTCCGACGACACCTCTACCCTCTATCGCAACAACGGTGACGGGACCTACACAGACATGACCTTCGCCGCTGGACTCGGCATAAACGCCGATGCTCTCGGCTGGGGCGCCATGTTCGCTGATGTCGATAACGACGGATGGCCCGACCTTCTCGTTGTAAACGGCCACGTCTATCCAGAAGTTGACTCCGCCAAGCTAGGTTCCTCCTATCGCGAATCTCGCTTCCTCTACAGCAATCTCGGCAATGGAAAATTCCGCGACATCAGCAAGACCTCCGGCCCCGGGTTGGCCGATCCCCGCTCAAGTCGAGGCCTCGCCATCACCGATCTCTTTAACGATGGCCGTCTCGAAGCCGTCATCAACAACCTCAGCGATCGACCGATGCTCCTCGTCAACTTCGCGAAAAATCAGAACCACTGGCTCGGGCTGCACCTCATCGGCACCTCCTCGAACCGCGATGCCATCGGAGCGCGCGCAACCCTGAAATCTGCAAACCGTCTCTGGGTCGACGAAGTTCGAAGCGGCTCCAGCTACAACTCTTCCAGCGATCTTCGCCTTCACTTCGGCCTCGGCCTCGAAACCCAACTAACAAGTATCCAAATCCGCTGGCCCAACGGTCGGACAGAACTTTTCGACCCTCCCGCGTCAATCGATCGCATCATCGAACTCACCGAAGGAAAGGGCCGCCCCCTGCCAGCGTCAAACTAA
- a CDS encoding c-type cytochrome, which yields MNLLRSALAFALASASCFPAFAESAKQRGTTVFVANGCQHCHTIRDQGGERGPDLSGVGRTLNKTQIRTQITHGGRQMPSFGDILQASEVDDLVAYLHSCRDKKPK from the coding sequence ATGAATTTGCTGCGCTCAGCGTTAGCCTTTGCTCTGGCATCCGCGTCTTGTTTCCCCGCATTCGCCGAGTCTGCAAAGCAGCGCGGAACAACCGTCTTCGTGGCTAACGGCTGCCAACACTGCCACACCATCCGCGATCAGGGCGGGGAAAGAGGGCCTGACCTGTCCGGAGTTGGTCGCACTCTGAACAAAACCCAGATCCGCACTCAAATCACACACGGTGGTCGCCAGATGCCATCCTTCGGCGACATTCTGCAGGCATCCGAAGTTGACGACCTCGTCGCCTACCTGCACTCCTGCCGCGACAAAAAGCCGAAGTAA
- a CDS encoding response regulator transcription factor codes for MPERIRILVVDDHHVVRQGLVALLNIIPDIEVVGEASDGLQAIDLHKTLRPDITLMDLQLPKLSGVDAILKIRANDPAARFIVLTTFDGDEDIFRSLQAGAKAYLLKGMTVDELVATVQAVHSGRTLISPAIAEKLAERMSTQALTNRELKVLERIVAGRANKEIASDLQISEATVKSHINSLLGKLGVSDRTHAATVALQRGIVHLK; via the coding sequence ATGCCTGAACGTATTCGTATCCTCGTAGTAGATGATCATCACGTCGTTCGTCAGGGCCTCGTCGCTCTGCTCAACATCATCCCCGACATAGAAGTAGTGGGCGAAGCCAGCGATGGTCTGCAGGCAATCGACCTCCACAAAACCTTACGCCCGGACATAACCCTGATGGATCTCCAGCTCCCAAAACTCAGCGGAGTCGACGCCATCCTGAAGATTCGCGCAAACGACCCCGCCGCAAGATTCATCGTGCTCACCACCTTCGACGGAGACGAAGACATCTTCCGCTCCCTCCAGGCCGGCGCGAAAGCCTATCTCCTTAAAGGAATGACCGTCGATGAACTCGTCGCAACCGTTCAAGCAGTTCATAGCGGAAGAACCCTCATCTCTCCTGCAATCGCAGAAAAGCTCGCCGAGAGAATGAGCACTCAAGCCCTCACCAACCGCGAACTCAAAGTTCTGGAACGCATCGTGGCTGGCCGCGCAAATAAGGAGATAGCCTCCGACCTCCAAATCAGTGAAGCCACCGTCAAATCCCATATCAATAGCCTGCTCGGAAAACTTGGGGTCAGCGATCGCACTCACGCTGCAACCGTCGCCCTCCAACGAGGGATCGTACATCTCAAATGA
- a CDS encoding tetratricopeptide repeat protein, translated as MPYRRIGRIILCTAICAATTSFFIALKADGTHASDAVTTPAQREIYTEAVKEHYNFRFGANQPFLPSNATTDTGQFINPRAFPVAKYCSHCHQEAHAEWRQSAHANSFRAPWYIRNTGLLTAEKGIEYTRHCEGCHNPIALVSGALTKGSPVNRKFDEDGITCSICHSIQKVDARGTGSYVLAQPTVLLDENNQPIYGDVSDKEILAHLDRHSKAVMKDFYRTSNFCAACHKAALPKQLNDYKWQRAIFLSDEWQLSSFAKQSPLPFYVKDQVSTCQTCHMTREALATSDSGAKEGKLASHRWLGANTVIPKFYNYDTQMEKTVAFLKAGVFNVDIFGLEKNQDKIIAPLGNEDFTVASGDLLTTTIIIQNKGIAHSHVPEQRDMYESWVEFEAKDAAGHTLMHSGTIQPNGDLDPRAHSFTNRLVNTRGTINDLHQVWNNRVVAYNNTIASGRSQVVRYQFKVPADATGPITVTAKVNYRRFDQHFMDFGMGKHYEMPVVTMSERTRIFALGDNPPAVDPQDNKIWMRWNNYGIAMLDAQQYAESVRAFQQVAQLRPDYADAFTNIAIATFQWERYDASRTNLDRALALSPHNSRALYYLALVERNQGQVDNAIADLREVITKFPNSRDAHRELGFSLYQQRKYDEARTEYETLQSIDPDDLAAHYILSIIYRRLGMKEKAAHEAAMFADQKDDPTASTYALEYLRRHNEVASETVPWHTHTDFAPEPAVHNGTSAQ; from the coding sequence ATGCCTTACAGACGGATCGGTCGCATCATCCTCTGTACGGCCATTTGCGCAGCCACCACCTCATTTTTCATCGCCTTGAAGGCTGACGGGACCCATGCCTCCGATGCCGTCACCACGCCTGCCCAGCGAGAGATCTACACCGAGGCAGTCAAAGAACATTACAACTTCAGATTTGGGGCCAATCAACCCTTCCTGCCGTCGAACGCCACTACAGACACCGGCCAGTTCATCAATCCCAGAGCCTTCCCCGTTGCCAAATACTGTAGCCATTGCCATCAGGAGGCGCATGCCGAATGGCGCCAATCCGCTCACGCTAACTCCTTTCGCGCCCCTTGGTACATCAGGAACACCGGCCTGCTGACGGCCGAAAAAGGCATCGAATATACACGACACTGCGAAGGCTGCCACAACCCCATCGCACTCGTTTCAGGAGCGCTCACCAAGGGATCACCGGTCAATCGCAAGTTCGACGAAGATGGCATCACATGCTCCATTTGCCACTCCATCCAGAAGGTCGATGCGCGCGGTACCGGCAGCTACGTGTTGGCACAACCGACTGTTCTCCTCGACGAGAACAACCAGCCCATCTACGGCGATGTCTCTGACAAAGAGATCCTCGCCCATCTCGACCGCCACTCCAAAGCAGTGATGAAGGACTTCTACCGCACTAGCAACTTCTGTGCGGCCTGCCATAAAGCGGCCCTCCCCAAACAGCTGAACGACTACAAATGGCAACGCGCCATCTTCCTATCCGACGAGTGGCAGCTCTCCTCTTTCGCCAAACAGTCGCCTCTTCCCTTCTACGTCAAAGATCAGGTCTCCACCTGTCAGACCTGTCATATGACCCGAGAAGCGCTCGCCACCTCTGACTCTGGTGCAAAGGAAGGCAAACTTGCCTCCCACCGATGGCTCGGCGCCAACACTGTTATCCCAAAGTTCTACAACTACGACACTCAGATGGAAAAGACGGTAGCTTTCCTCAAGGCCGGCGTCTTCAACGTAGACATCTTCGGCCTTGAGAAAAATCAAGACAAAATCATCGCCCCACTCGGCAACGAAGACTTCACCGTCGCCTCAGGCGATCTCCTGACAACAACCATCATCATTCAGAACAAAGGCATCGCTCACAGCCACGTACCCGAGCAGCGCGACATGTACGAGAGCTGGGTCGAGTTTGAAGCCAAGGACGCCGCTGGTCACACCCTCATGCACTCCGGGACAATTCAACCCAACGGCGACCTCGATCCTCGCGCGCACAGCTTTACCAATCGCCTCGTAAACACTAGAGGAACGATCAATGATCTCCACCAGGTCTGGAATAATCGGGTCGTGGCCTACAACAACACCATCGCCTCTGGCCGTTCTCAAGTCGTGCGCTACCAATTCAAAGTACCCGCTGATGCAACTGGACCTATCACCGTCACCGCTAAGGTCAACTATCGGCGCTTCGATCAGCACTTCATGGACTTCGGAATGGGCAAGCACTACGAGATGCCAGTCGTTACCATGTCCGAACGTACACGCATTTTCGCCCTCGGCGACAATCCCCCGGCGGTCGACCCGCAGGACAACAAGATCTGGATGCGCTGGAATAACTACGGCATCGCCATGCTCGACGCCCAGCAATACGCCGAGAGCGTCCGCGCATTCCAGCAAGTCGCCCAACTCCGGCCTGACTACGCCGATGCCTTTACCAACATCGCCATCGCCACCTTCCAGTGGGAGCGCTACGATGCCTCCCGCACCAACCTCGACAGGGCGCTCGCGCTCAGTCCGCACAACTCCCGTGCGCTCTACTACCTTGCGTTAGTCGAACGGAACCAGGGTCAGGTCGATAACGCCATCGCCGATCTCCGCGAAGTCATCACAAAATTCCCAAACTCACGCGACGCTCATCGCGAGCTCGGCTTCTCTCTCTATCAGCAGCGCAAATATGACGAAGCCCGCACAGAATACGAGACTCTACAATCCATCGATCCCGACGACCTGGCCGCACACTATATCCTCTCCATCATCTACCGCCGCCTCGGCATGAAAGAGAAGGCCGCTCACGAGGCAGCGATGTTTGCCGATCAAAAAGACGACCCCACCGCCAGCACGTACGCGCTTGAATATCTGCGCAGACACAACGAAGTCGCATCGGAGACCGTCCCCTGGCACACACACACCGATTTTGCCCCCGAACCCGCCGTCCACAACGGAACATCTGCTCAATGA
- a CDS encoding CRTAC1 family protein encodes MIGQSTAPNSQTTDTQSDKPQEGGQAPATGGANTGGAHPAVLDAEKRPITAGGFVKNGPIIFQDIAAKAGLTSWTHTMGTPEKNFIIETNGSGVGLIDYDNDGWLDIYLVNGSTYDAMSGKASPPHAALFHNNHDGTFTDVAANAHVTNDRWGIGVAIADYDNDGWPDIYVSNFGKNRLYHNNHDGTFTDVAEKAGVTLGNWSTGATWGDYDGDGHLDLFVPGYVHYDIANQPGSGGKNVSYSFCQFRGVEVMCGPRGLKGEPDHLFHNNGDGTFTDVSEKAGVADKNGYYGFASVFVDVNNDGKPDLLVANDSTPNYLYINKGDGTFDDVSYASGYALNENGRETASMGIAIGDYRNNGLIDIYNTTFSDDYNPLYRNDGDGNFTDISYQMGIAEPTIPFLGWGTAFLDFDNDGWKDLFVANGHVYPQVDHTTWATTWAQRPLLFRNIDGKKFDLEPAVEGTALAALYTGRGMAVGDLFNDGKLDVVINALDHHPGLLRNVSPDKHHWIELKLVGGPKSPRDAIGSTVYLTAGGQKQRGDITSGGSFASTHDSRVHFGLGDAATIDSIEVHWPSGAKEKFTITKVDQIVSLTEGKGAKI; translated from the coding sequence TTGATAGGCCAATCTACCGCCCCAAACTCCCAAACCACAGACACACAGTCTGACAAACCTCAAGAAGGTGGCCAGGCGCCCGCCACGGGAGGAGCCAACACCGGGGGCGCACACCCCGCAGTGCTCGACGCGGAGAAACGGCCCATCACCGCCGGCGGCTTCGTTAAGAATGGCCCCATCATCTTCCAGGACATCGCAGCAAAAGCCGGCCTGACCTCATGGACCCACACAATGGGAACTCCGGAAAAAAACTTCATCATCGAGACAAACGGATCCGGTGTCGGACTCATCGACTATGACAACGATGGCTGGCTGGACATCTATCTCGTCAACGGTTCCACCTACGACGCCATGAGCGGAAAGGCATCACCGCCCCATGCTGCCCTATTCCACAACAATCACGATGGCACTTTCACTGACGTCGCAGCAAACGCGCACGTCACCAATGACCGCTGGGGAATCGGCGTTGCCATCGCCGACTACGACAACGATGGCTGGCCCGATATCTACGTCAGCAACTTCGGCAAAAATCGCCTCTATCACAACAACCATGACGGCACCTTTACCGACGTCGCAGAGAAAGCCGGGGTCACTCTCGGCAACTGGTCCACTGGAGCCACCTGGGGAGACTACGACGGCGATGGCCACCTCGATCTCTTCGTCCCCGGCTATGTTCACTATGACATCGCAAACCAGCCTGGATCCGGCGGCAAAAATGTCTCCTACAGCTTCTGCCAGTTTCGTGGGGTAGAAGTAATGTGCGGCCCACGCGGCCTCAAGGGGGAACCAGACCACCTCTTTCACAACAACGGCGACGGCACGTTCACCGACGTAAGCGAAAAAGCCGGAGTCGCCGACAAGAACGGATATTACGGCTTCGCCTCCGTCTTCGTCGACGTCAACAACGACGGCAAGCCAGATCTTCTCGTCGCGAACGATTCCACACCAAACTACCTCTACATCAATAAAGGTGACGGCACCTTCGACGATGTCAGCTACGCCTCCGGATACGCTCTCAATGAGAACGGCCGCGAGACAGCATCAATGGGCATCGCAATCGGCGACTACAGAAACAACGGCCTGATCGACATCTACAACACAACTTTTTCAGACGACTACAACCCGCTCTATCGCAACGACGGCGACGGCAATTTCACCGACATCAGCTACCAGATGGGAATCGCAGAACCCACAATTCCGTTCCTCGGATGGGGCACAGCCTTCTTGGACTTCGATAACGATGGATGGAAGGACCTCTTCGTTGCGAACGGCCACGTCTACCCGCAGGTCGACCACACAACCTGGGCAACAACTTGGGCACAGCGCCCGCTCCTCTTCCGCAACATCGATGGCAAAAAATTTGATCTCGAACCCGCGGTCGAAGGCACCGCACTCGCCGCTCTCTATACCGGCCGCGGAATGGCCGTCGGAGACCTCTTCAACGACGGCAAATTGGATGTTGTCATCAACGCACTCGACCACCACCCCGGCCTGCTCCGTAACGTCTCCCCAGACAAGCATCACTGGATCGAGCTAAAACTCGTAGGCGGCCCCAAAAGCCCTCGAGACGCTATCGGCTCTACGGTCTACCTTACCGCTGGCGGCCAAAAACAGCGTGGTGATATAACCTCCGGAGGCAGCTTCGCCTCCACTCACGACTCTCGCGTTCATTTCGGCCTCGGTGACGCCGCAACAATCGATTCAATCGAAGTACACTGGCCCAGCGGGGCAAAAGAGAAATTCACAATCACCAAGGTCGACCAGATTGTTAGTCTGACTGAAGGTAAGGGCGCAAAAATCTAA